The Desulfatiglans sp. genome contains a region encoding:
- a CDS encoding transglutaminase domain-containing protein — MKPRKRLVFCFTLLAVFAANLSHAAEPDVAYQKKITYDIRKKGNDSYYSTSDIKEQYLFLSERSIRNTQFYIYEHYFEKISNLKVKFRNKLLKKDYISTGLIDYKDIFISDTKFHKINLPDDIKQGDIAVISYKQEFEDIAFLPIEIIPNIDSVKAYDLIFNHPENIRIDFEIISSRESTDYNIDRTHPRKTTLSFNPFNYQKPLFYYPYNDFQAAILIKITDNGRAVTPHNPEDFLNWYGSLVDLTPRFNVSPEDPLGVEIKKAQSPLEKLKIIHEYVQKNIRYIADYRYSNAYTPREPSFTFKNNYGDCKDRAYLISAIAKFYGIDVDMALVNTEPFPPFKGLHVTEFNHVICAYNDGRQMLYFDPTAKYCEFGNLPEGVIGKQAFILNREKPRFEVIPAPNFNPSMEIDISGDLSRPENCSAVVVLRNNYFHDAIYSETELTGVEQKNILSKMVSLNLYRIILDDFQQIKKENNSLTLRAKADLSNFIISSTTKKYIPKTAFLMINKEILDRKKDDYLVQLESRNYIKMKIDLDISGYEADVEEFVLGKEGSTFFSSSTLKGDTNRLSILYNYQQSEKQLNFEKKEGILKFCDEYLTSKKEMFIMRSKE; from the coding sequence ATTCATACTACTCAACATCTGACATTAAGGAGCAGTATTTATTTCTTAGTGAGCGGTCAATCCGAAATACCCAGTTTTATATCTACGAACACTACTTTGAAAAAATAAGTAACCTGAAAGTGAAATTCCGCAATAAACTATTAAAAAAAGATTATATATCCACAGGGTTAATTGATTATAAGGATATATTTATCTCGGATACTAAATTCCACAAGATAAATCTCCCCGATGATATTAAACAGGGAGATATCGCGGTCATCAGTTATAAACAAGAATTCGAAGATATCGCCTTTTTACCTATCGAGATCATTCCGAATATAGATTCTGTTAAAGCCTATGACCTTATTTTTAATCACCCTGAAAATATAAGAATAGATTTTGAGATAATTTCTTCTCGCGAATCTACAGATTATAATATCGACCGTACTCATCCCCGGAAGACAACCTTATCCTTTAATCCATTTAACTATCAAAAGCCTCTCTTTTATTACCCATATAATGATTTTCAGGCGGCAATTCTTATTAAAATCACTGATAATGGAAGGGCTGTTACACCTCATAACCCGGAAGATTTCCTCAACTGGTATGGGAGCCTGGTTGATTTAACTCCCAGATTCAATGTCAGCCCGGAAGATCCACTCGGTGTGGAAATAAAAAAGGCTCAGTCACCCCTTGAGAAACTGAAGATAATTCACGAATATGTCCAGAAGAATATTCGTTACATCGCTGACTACCGTTACTCAAATGCCTATACACCACGAGAACCTTCCTTTACCTTTAAAAATAATTACGGGGACTGCAAGGACAGGGCATATCTCATATCTGCAATCGCGAAATTCTATGGTATTGATGTTGATATGGCACTGGTGAACACTGAGCCTTTTCCACCCTTTAAGGGTTTGCATGTGACAGAGTTTAACCATGTTATCTGTGCCTACAATGATGGCAGACAAATGTTATATTTCGATCCAACAGCAAAATATTGCGAATTCGGAAATCTGCCTGAAGGTGTTATTGGAAAACAGGCGTTCATATTGAACAGGGAAAAACCGCGTTTTGAGGTTATCCCCGCTCCTAATTTTAATCCGTCAATGGAGATAGATATCTCTGGAGACCTGTCACGACCGGAAAATTGCTCTGCAGTTGTAGTATTGAGAAATAATTACTTCCATGACGCAATCTATTCCGAAACCGAATTGACCGGTGTTGAGCAGAAAAATATCCTATCCAAAATGGTATCCTTGAATCTATACAGGATTATACTTGATGATTTTCAACAAATAAAAAAAGAGAACAACTCCCTCACACTTCGTGCAAAGGCTGATTTGTCCAATTTTATAATATCCTCCACAACAAAAAAATATATACCCAAAACAGCATTTCTCATGATAAATAAAGAGATCCTTGACCGGAAAAAGGATGATTATTTAGTTCAACTGGAGTCCAGGAACTACATCAAGATGAAAATAGATTTAGATATATCTGGATATGAAGCAGATGTGGAAGAGTTTGTACTGGGTAAAGAGGGGAGTACCTTTTTCTCTTCATCTACTCTTAAGGGGGACACCAATCGGTTATCCATTTTATATAATTATCAGCAGTCTGAGAAACAGTTAAATTTTGAAAAAAAAGAGGGCATTTTAAAATTTTGTGATGAATATTTAACGAGCAAAAAGGAGATGTTTATCATGAGGAGCAAAGAATGA
- a CDS encoding transglutaminase domain-containing protein codes for MRRSIILLFTALLVTSGVASAAPKHGSRLAVPSLSIPAEEVDFTAYEKKYGDHDGVFLNNEYLLEHTNKYACYKVFIKKYMVLNPDNENLTTFELRTYGEDLSTLYLRITYPNREVKQFGYDDLHQEKTSENQITYKFVYPNVTKGTIIEEGYELTHTYHRQSHSINTQFSIPCEKYRFSYRFPSRWTIQTKKISDYQNVKVNFTEEGKTSTILYSADNIPAYIEEPYAPSLVEQGKCFQFQVIQEMKTAVEWTAPLSWDEAVEGYVVYATKKGEIVGSKVAKTTNELIKGIEDPVERMDTIITYLQENIEPSSDKNDFYHNILKKKKGNPLRITGLAQAMLLEAGIDAKYLLLHSVEQGYFDETYISSTQVSSPAVGVKLDNKTYVLFPYFKIPVGYIPENFQDQKAVAIDIGKGGFYSPKYLIEIWDVPVEIETNNRIEESTDLAIDEEGLIHVAEEKMFYGNLAINFRELFKNLKEDEQKKTVEKLLAYDEGVAELTSFEIVNLEEYKKPLKVKLVYKLDNLVTLLPDEIIFQTGGLFSPSSGATFKIDSKKRYNPIKIPYDEKVIKNITIHFPESWTPTTPLKDVSFSNRFGEIDGKYSVEKGKITVTQSRSLKRNRAQKEKIEELYEVAGPQSRLFIPSIVFSN; via the coding sequence ATGAGACGATCTATTATTTTATTATTTACTGCATTGCTTGTAACTTCCGGTGTAGCCTCTGCAGCTCCAAAACATGGTTCTCGTCTTGCAGTCCCAAGCCTGTCCATACCTGCAGAAGAGGTGGATTTCACCGCTTATGAAAAAAAATATGGTGATCATGACGGTGTGTTCCTCAATAATGAGTATCTGCTTGAGCATACGAACAAGTATGCTTGTTACAAGGTTTTTATAAAAAAATACATGGTTTTAAATCCGGATAATGAGAACCTGACCACATTTGAACTGAGAACCTATGGAGAAGATCTCTCAACACTATATCTGCGTATTACCTATCCGAACAGGGAGGTCAAACAGTTTGGATACGATGACCTTCATCAGGAGAAAACATCTGAAAATCAGATCACATATAAATTTGTCTATCCTAATGTGACTAAGGGAACGATCATAGAAGAAGGATATGAACTGACTCATACCTATCATCGGCAGAGCCATAGTATTAATACGCAGTTTTCCATTCCCTGTGAAAAATACAGGTTCAGCTATAGATTTCCATCCCGATGGACGATTCAGACAAAAAAAATCTCCGATTATCAGAATGTCAAGGTCAATTTCACTGAAGAAGGAAAAACAAGCACAATATTATATTCGGCTGATAATATACCTGCCTATATAGAAGAACCATATGCCCCCTCTTTGGTGGAACAGGGAAAATGCTTTCAATTCCAGGTGATCCAGGAGATGAAGACGGCGGTAGAATGGACGGCCCCGCTCTCATGGGATGAGGCCGTTGAGGGTTATGTAGTGTACGCAACGAAAAAAGGCGAAATAGTCGGTTCCAAAGTGGCTAAGACAACAAATGAACTGATCAAAGGGATAGAAGACCCAGTAGAACGTATGGATACCATCATCACCTATCTGCAGGAGAATATTGAACCTTCCAGCGATAAAAACGACTTCTATCACAATATTTTAAAGAAGAAAAAGGGGAACCCACTGCGCATAACAGGACTTGCGCAGGCAATGCTTCTGGAGGCAGGTATCGATGCCAAGTATCTCCTTCTTCATTCGGTAGAACAGGGCTACTTTGATGAGACCTACATCTCATCTACTCAAGTTTCAAGTCCGGCGGTTGGAGTAAAACTTGACAATAAAACCTATGTATTGTTTCCCTACTTCAAGATTCCCGTCGGCTATATTCCGGAAAACTTTCAGGACCAGAAGGCTGTGGCGATAGATATAGGTAAAGGGGGTTTCTACAGTCCTAAATACCTTATTGAAATATGGGACGTTCCTGTGGAGATAGAGACTAATAACCGGATTGAGGAATCTACTGATTTAGCCATCGATGAGGAAGGTCTTATTCACGTAGCAGAAGAAAAAATGTTTTATGGAAATCTCGCAATCAATTTCCGTGAGCTGTTTAAAAATTTAAAGGAAGATGAACAAAAGAAGACAGTTGAGAAACTGCTTGCCTATGATGAAGGTGTTGCGGAACTGACTTCATTTGAGATAGTGAACCTTGAAGAATATAAAAAACCTTTAAAGGTTAAACTGGTGTATAAACTTGACAACCTGGTTACACTGCTTCCTGATGAAATTATCTTTCAAACAGGAGGCTTATTCTCACCATCTTCAGGGGCTACATTTAAAATCGATTCTAAAAAACGTTATAATCCCATTAAAATACCATATGATGAAAAGGTTATAAAAAATATAACTATCCACTTCCCGGAGTCATGGACCCCCACTACCCCCTTAAAGGATGTCTCCTTTTCAAATCGATTTGGTGAGATAGATGGTAAATATTCAGTAGAAAAAGGGAAGATAACAGTTACGCAATCCCGCTCTCTGAAAAGAAACAGAGCGCAAAAAGAAAAAATTGAGGAACTGTATGAAGTTGCAGGTCCCCAATCCAGACTTTTTATCCCCTCAATAGTTTTTAGTAATTAA